A genomic window from Populus alba chromosome 19, ASM523922v2, whole genome shotgun sequence includes:
- the LOC118027756 gene encoding probable polyribonucleotide nucleotidyltransferase 1, chloroplastic isoform X2 has product MLANPSTSTLHHRPNYTHNPPCSLSNHRCKLSLSPNCPRFSNSAKSNFSSLSLLLSRRKRERLFTVFNAFEETSVAHDAPQSLPQPFSVKIPVGDRHILVETGHIGRQASGSVTVTDGETIVYTSVCLDDVPSEPSDFYPLSVNYQERFSAAGRTSGGFFKREGKLKDHEVLSYDGLHSPDSLAVTAAGIALALSEVPNTEVIAGVRVGLVDNKFIVNPTTKEMEESELDLLLAGTDSAIFMIEGYCNFLTEEKLLDAVQIGQDAVRAICNEVGVLVKKCGKAKMLDAIKLPPAELYKHVEEIAGDELVKILQITSKVPRRKALASLEEKVLSILTEKGYVSKDERFGTPETVADLLEVEDEDEEIVVDGEVDEGDVHIKPIGHKFSPLLFSEVDVKLVFKEVTSKFLRKRIVEGGKRSDGRTPDRIRPIDSRCGILPRAHGSALFTRGETQSLAVVTLGDKQMAQRVDNLVDEEEFKRFYLQYLFPPSCVGEVGRIGAPSRREIGHGMLVERALKPILPSEDDFPYTVRVESTITESNGSSSMASVCGGCLALQDAGVPVKCMIAGIAMGMVLDTEEFGGDGTPLILSDITGSEDASGDMDFKVAGNEDGITAFQMDIKVGGITLPVMRKALLQARDGRKHILAEMLKCSPFPSKRLSKYAPLIHIMKVNPKKVNIIIGSGGKKVKSIIEETGVEAIDTRDDGIVKITAKDLSSIEKSKSIINRLTMVPNVGDIYRNCEIKSVAPYGVFVEIAPGREGLCHISELTSNWLPKAEDVFKVGDRVDVKLIEVNEKGQLRLSRKALLPEATPEKSSAEHHATDKASPRRIVQAPKDGLAEEYKDKDSAVNSPRSDSIKDAPVSKKKVYKGLTSSATEEPKKNSAASVSSIASKDEGTLVNGDDKIG; this is encoded by the exons ATGCTAGCGAATCCTAGCACCAGTACTCTCCATCACAGACCTAATTACACGCACAACCCTCCATGTTCACTCTCTAATCATCGCTGcaagctctctctctccccaAATTGCCCTCGCTTCTCCAATTCTGCAAAATCCAACTTTTCTTCGCTTTCTCTGCTTCTATCAAGAAGAAAGCGTGAAAGGTTGTTTACTGTTTTCAATGCTTTCGAGGAAACTTCTGTGGCACATGACGCCCCTCAGTCTTTGCCTCAGCCTTTTTCTGTAAAAATCCCCGTCGGTGACAGACAT ATATTGGTTGAGACGGGTCATATTGGGAGACAAGCTAGTGGTTCTGTTACTGTGACGGATGGGGAAACT attgTCTATACATCTGTTTGTTTGGATGATGTTCCTAGTGAGCCTTCTGATTTTTATCCTCTATCTGTAAATTATCAAGAGCGATTTTCTGCAGCAGGTCGAACTAG TGGAGGATTTTTCAAACGAGAAGGGAAGTTGAAAGATCATGAG GTTTTGAGCTATGATGGTTTGCATTCTCCTGATTCTTTGGCTGTCACAGCAGCTGGAATAGCTTT AGCTCTTTCAGAAGTACCAAATACAGAAGTAATTGCAGGAGTTCGAGTTGGCCTTGTTGACAATAAGTTTATTGTGAATCCAACAACCAAGGAGATGGAAGAGTCAGAATTGGATTTATTGCTGGCTGGTACAGACAGTGCAATATTTATGATAGAG GGTTATTGTAATTTTCTTACAGAAGAAAAGTTGCTTGATGCAGTACAAATTGGGCAG GATGCAGTGCGGGCAATTTGCAATGAGGTGGGTGTTTTGGTGAAGAAGTGTGGGAAAGCTAAAATGCTTGATGCAATCAAATTACCTCCTGCTGAGCTATATAAGCATGTGGAG GAAATTGCTGGTGATGAATTGGTGAAAATATTGCAAATTACAAGCAAAGTACCAAGAAGAAAAGCCCTTGCATCACTGGAAGAAAAGGTGCTTAGTATACTTACAGAAAAGGGATATGTAAGCAAGGATGAAAGATTTGGAACCCCTGAAACAGTTGCAGACTTGCTAGAGGTTGAAGATGAGGATGAGGAAATTGTTGTAGATGGTGAAGTGGATGAAGGTGATGTCCACATAAAGCCAATTGGACACAAATTCTCTCCCTTG TTGTTTTCTGAGGTAGATGTAAAGCTGGTATTTAAAGAAGTTACATCCAAATTCTTGCGGAAACGTATTGTTGAG GGAGGAAAAAGAAGCGACGGGAGAACTCCAGACAGGATACGTCCAATTGATTCCAGATGTGGAATACTTCCCAGAGCACACGGAAGTGCTCTTTTCACACGTGGGGAAACACAG TCATTAGCAGTTGTTACACTTGGTGATAAACAAATGGCACAAAGAGTAGACAACCTTGTGGACGAAGAGGAATTCAAGAGGTTCTATCTACAG TACTTGTTTCCTCCATCATGTGTTGGAGAAGTGGGCCGGATAGGAGCACCTAGTAGAAGAGAAATCGGTCATGGAATGCTCGTGGAGAGAGCTCTCAAACCTATATTGCCTTCTGAAGATGATTTTCCTTACACGGTACGGGTTGAGAGTACAATCACAGAAAGCAATGGCTCCTCAAG CATGGCCTCTGTTTGTGGAGGCTGCTTGGCATTACAAGATGCTGGTGTTCCTGTAAAATGCATGATTGCTGGGATTGCGATGGGTATGGTTCTTGACACTGAGGAATTTGGGGGTGATGGAACGCCCCTCATTCTGTCTGACATAACTGGATCAGAAGATGCTTCTGGAGACATGGATTTCAAG GTTGCTGGAAATGAAGATGGAATAACTGCATTTCAGATGGACATAAAG GTTGGAGGAATCACCTTACCTGTTATGAGAAAGGCATTGCTACAAGCAAGGGATGGCCGAAAGCATATTCTTG ctgAAATGTTGAAATGCTCACCTTTCCCTTCCAAAAGGCTTTCTAAGTATGCCCCATTGATTCACATTATGAag gTCAATCCAAAGAAAGTTAACATCATCATTGGTTCTGGTGGGAAGAAGGTGAAGAGTATAATAGAAGAAACTGGAGTTGAGGCTATTGACACACGAGATGATGGAATT GTAAAAATTACTGCAAAGGACTTGTCAAGTATAGAAAAGTCCAAATCCATTATCAATCGGCTAACAATGGTTCCAAATGTCGGTGATATCTACAG GAACTGTGAGATCAAATCCGTAGCTCCTTATGGAGTTTTTGTTGAGATAGCCCCAGGGCGTGAG GGACTTTGCCATATTAGTGAACTAACTTCGAACTGGTTGCCAAAGGCTGAAGAC gTTTTCAAAGTTGGAGACCGTGTTgatgttaaactaattgag GTAAATGAAAAGGGACAACTTCGACTTAGTCGCAAAGCATTGCTTCCTGAAGCCACTCCAGAGAAGTCCAGTGCAGAGCATCATGCAACTGATAAGGCTAGTCCCAGAAGGATTGTGCAAGCACCAAAGGATGGTTTAGCTGAAGAGTACAAGGATAAAGACAGTGCTGTAAATTCCCCAAGAAGTGATTCAATAAAGGATGCTCCAGtttcaaaaaagaaagtttACAAGGGATTAACCAGTTCTGCCACAGAGGAGCCAAAGAAGAACAGTGCTGCATCTGTCAGTAGCATTGCCAGCAAAGACGAAGGTACTTTAGTGAATGGAGATGATAAGATTGGATAG
- the LOC118027756 gene encoding probable polyribonucleotide nucleotidyltransferase 1, chloroplastic isoform X1 — MLANPSTSTLHHRPNYTHNPPCSLSNHRCKLSLSPNCPRFSNSAKSNFSSLSLLLSRRKRERLFTVFNAFEETSVAHDAPQSLPQPFSVKIPVGDRHILVETGHIGRQASGSVTVTDGETIVYTSVCLDDVPSEPSDFYPLSVNYQERFSAAGRTSGGFFKREGKLKDHEVLICRLIDRPLRPTMFKGFYHETQILSWVLSYDGLHSPDSLAVTAAGIALALSEVPNTEVIAGVRVGLVDNKFIVNPTTKEMEESELDLLLAGTDSAIFMIEGYCNFLTEEKLLDAVQIGQDAVRAICNEVGVLVKKCGKAKMLDAIKLPPAELYKHVEEIAGDELVKILQITSKVPRRKALASLEEKVLSILTEKGYVSKDERFGTPETVADLLEVEDEDEEIVVDGEVDEGDVHIKPIGHKFSPLLFSEVDVKLVFKEVTSKFLRKRIVEGGKRSDGRTPDRIRPIDSRCGILPRAHGSALFTRGETQSLAVVTLGDKQMAQRVDNLVDEEEFKRFYLQYLFPPSCVGEVGRIGAPSRREIGHGMLVERALKPILPSEDDFPYTVRVESTITESNGSSSMASVCGGCLALQDAGVPVKCMIAGIAMGMVLDTEEFGGDGTPLILSDITGSEDASGDMDFKVAGNEDGITAFQMDIKVGGITLPVMRKALLQARDGRKHILAEMLKCSPFPSKRLSKYAPLIHIMKVNPKKVNIIIGSGGKKVKSIIEETGVEAIDTRDDGIVKITAKDLSSIEKSKSIINRLTMVPNVGDIYRNCEIKSVAPYGVFVEIAPGREGLCHISELTSNWLPKAEDVFKVGDRVDVKLIEVNEKGQLRLSRKALLPEATPEKSSAEHHATDKASPRRIVQAPKDGLAEEYKDKDSAVNSPRSDSIKDAPVSKKKVYKGLTSSATEEPKKNSAASVSSIASKDEGTLVNGDDKIG; from the exons ATGCTAGCGAATCCTAGCACCAGTACTCTCCATCACAGACCTAATTACACGCACAACCCTCCATGTTCACTCTCTAATCATCGCTGcaagctctctctctccccaAATTGCCCTCGCTTCTCCAATTCTGCAAAATCCAACTTTTCTTCGCTTTCTCTGCTTCTATCAAGAAGAAAGCGTGAAAGGTTGTTTACTGTTTTCAATGCTTTCGAGGAAACTTCTGTGGCACATGACGCCCCTCAGTCTTTGCCTCAGCCTTTTTCTGTAAAAATCCCCGTCGGTGACAGACAT ATATTGGTTGAGACGGGTCATATTGGGAGACAAGCTAGTGGTTCTGTTACTGTGACGGATGGGGAAACT attgTCTATACATCTGTTTGTTTGGATGATGTTCCTAGTGAGCCTTCTGATTTTTATCCTCTATCTGTAAATTATCAAGAGCGATTTTCTGCAGCAGGTCGAACTAG TGGAGGATTTTTCAAACGAGAAGGGAAGTTGAAAGATCATGAG GTTCTTATTTGTAGATTGATAGATAGGCCTTTGCGCCCAACCATGTTCAAGGGCTTTTACCATGAAACCCAGATACTATCTtgg GTTTTGAGCTATGATGGTTTGCATTCTCCTGATTCTTTGGCTGTCACAGCAGCTGGAATAGCTTT AGCTCTTTCAGAAGTACCAAATACAGAAGTAATTGCAGGAGTTCGAGTTGGCCTTGTTGACAATAAGTTTATTGTGAATCCAACAACCAAGGAGATGGAAGAGTCAGAATTGGATTTATTGCTGGCTGGTACAGACAGTGCAATATTTATGATAGAG GGTTATTGTAATTTTCTTACAGAAGAAAAGTTGCTTGATGCAGTACAAATTGGGCAG GATGCAGTGCGGGCAATTTGCAATGAGGTGGGTGTTTTGGTGAAGAAGTGTGGGAAAGCTAAAATGCTTGATGCAATCAAATTACCTCCTGCTGAGCTATATAAGCATGTGGAG GAAATTGCTGGTGATGAATTGGTGAAAATATTGCAAATTACAAGCAAAGTACCAAGAAGAAAAGCCCTTGCATCACTGGAAGAAAAGGTGCTTAGTATACTTACAGAAAAGGGATATGTAAGCAAGGATGAAAGATTTGGAACCCCTGAAACAGTTGCAGACTTGCTAGAGGTTGAAGATGAGGATGAGGAAATTGTTGTAGATGGTGAAGTGGATGAAGGTGATGTCCACATAAAGCCAATTGGACACAAATTCTCTCCCTTG TTGTTTTCTGAGGTAGATGTAAAGCTGGTATTTAAAGAAGTTACATCCAAATTCTTGCGGAAACGTATTGTTGAG GGAGGAAAAAGAAGCGACGGGAGAACTCCAGACAGGATACGTCCAATTGATTCCAGATGTGGAATACTTCCCAGAGCACACGGAAGTGCTCTTTTCACACGTGGGGAAACACAG TCATTAGCAGTTGTTACACTTGGTGATAAACAAATGGCACAAAGAGTAGACAACCTTGTGGACGAAGAGGAATTCAAGAGGTTCTATCTACAG TACTTGTTTCCTCCATCATGTGTTGGAGAAGTGGGCCGGATAGGAGCACCTAGTAGAAGAGAAATCGGTCATGGAATGCTCGTGGAGAGAGCTCTCAAACCTATATTGCCTTCTGAAGATGATTTTCCTTACACGGTACGGGTTGAGAGTACAATCACAGAAAGCAATGGCTCCTCAAG CATGGCCTCTGTTTGTGGAGGCTGCTTGGCATTACAAGATGCTGGTGTTCCTGTAAAATGCATGATTGCTGGGATTGCGATGGGTATGGTTCTTGACACTGAGGAATTTGGGGGTGATGGAACGCCCCTCATTCTGTCTGACATAACTGGATCAGAAGATGCTTCTGGAGACATGGATTTCAAG GTTGCTGGAAATGAAGATGGAATAACTGCATTTCAGATGGACATAAAG GTTGGAGGAATCACCTTACCTGTTATGAGAAAGGCATTGCTACAAGCAAGGGATGGCCGAAAGCATATTCTTG ctgAAATGTTGAAATGCTCACCTTTCCCTTCCAAAAGGCTTTCTAAGTATGCCCCATTGATTCACATTATGAag gTCAATCCAAAGAAAGTTAACATCATCATTGGTTCTGGTGGGAAGAAGGTGAAGAGTATAATAGAAGAAACTGGAGTTGAGGCTATTGACACACGAGATGATGGAATT GTAAAAATTACTGCAAAGGACTTGTCAAGTATAGAAAAGTCCAAATCCATTATCAATCGGCTAACAATGGTTCCAAATGTCGGTGATATCTACAG GAACTGTGAGATCAAATCCGTAGCTCCTTATGGAGTTTTTGTTGAGATAGCCCCAGGGCGTGAG GGACTTTGCCATATTAGTGAACTAACTTCGAACTGGTTGCCAAAGGCTGAAGAC gTTTTCAAAGTTGGAGACCGTGTTgatgttaaactaattgag GTAAATGAAAAGGGACAACTTCGACTTAGTCGCAAAGCATTGCTTCCTGAAGCCACTCCAGAGAAGTCCAGTGCAGAGCATCATGCAACTGATAAGGCTAGTCCCAGAAGGATTGTGCAAGCACCAAAGGATGGTTTAGCTGAAGAGTACAAGGATAAAGACAGTGCTGTAAATTCCCCAAGAAGTGATTCAATAAAGGATGCTCCAGtttcaaaaaagaaagtttACAAGGGATTAACCAGTTCTGCCACAGAGGAGCCAAAGAAGAACAGTGCTGCATCTGTCAGTAGCATTGCCAGCAAAGACGAAGGTACTTTAGTGAATGGAGATGATAAGATTGGATAG
- the LOC118027756 gene encoding polyribonucleotide nucleotidyltransferase 1, chloroplastic isoform X4, giving the protein MFKGFYHETQILSWVLSYDGLHSPDSLAVTAAGIALALSEVPNTEVIAGVRVGLVDNKFIVNPTTKEMEESELDLLLAGTDSAIFMIEGYCNFLTEEKLLDAVQIGQDAVRAICNEVGVLVKKCGKAKMLDAIKLPPAELYKHVEEIAGDELVKILQITSKVPRRKALASLEEKVLSILTEKGYVSKDERFGTPETVADLLEVEDEDEEIVVDGEVDEGDVHIKPIGHKFSPLLFSEVDVKLVFKEVTSKFLRKRIVEGGKRSDGRTPDRIRPIDSRCGILPRAHGSALFTRGETQSLAVVTLGDKQMAQRVDNLVDEEEFKRFYLQYLFPPSCVGEVGRIGAPSRREIGHGMLVERALKPILPSEDDFPYTVRVESTITESNGSSSMASVCGGCLALQDAGVPVKCMIAGIAMGMVLDTEEFGGDGTPLILSDITGSEDASGDMDFKVAGNEDGITAFQMDIKVGGITLPVMRKALLQARDGRKHILAEMLKCSPFPSKRLSKYAPLIHIMKVNPKKVNIIIGSGGKKVKSIIEETGVEAIDTRDDGIVKITAKDLSSIEKSKSIINRLTMVPNVGDIYRNCEIKSVAPYGVFVEIAPGREGLCHISELTSNWLPKAEDVFKVGDRVDVKLIEVNEKGQLRLSRKALLPEATPEKSSAEHHATDKASPRRIVQAPKDGLAEEYKDKDSAVNSPRSDSIKDAPVSKKKVYKGLTSSATEEPKKNSAASVSSIASKDEGTLVNGDDKIG; this is encoded by the exons ATGTTCAAGGGCTTTTACCATGAAACCCAGATACTATCTtgg GTTTTGAGCTATGATGGTTTGCATTCTCCTGATTCTTTGGCTGTCACAGCAGCTGGAATAGCTTT AGCTCTTTCAGAAGTACCAAATACAGAAGTAATTGCAGGAGTTCGAGTTGGCCTTGTTGACAATAAGTTTATTGTGAATCCAACAACCAAGGAGATGGAAGAGTCAGAATTGGATTTATTGCTGGCTGGTACAGACAGTGCAATATTTATGATAGAG GGTTATTGTAATTTTCTTACAGAAGAAAAGTTGCTTGATGCAGTACAAATTGGGCAG GATGCAGTGCGGGCAATTTGCAATGAGGTGGGTGTTTTGGTGAAGAAGTGTGGGAAAGCTAAAATGCTTGATGCAATCAAATTACCTCCTGCTGAGCTATATAAGCATGTGGAG GAAATTGCTGGTGATGAATTGGTGAAAATATTGCAAATTACAAGCAAAGTACCAAGAAGAAAAGCCCTTGCATCACTGGAAGAAAAGGTGCTTAGTATACTTACAGAAAAGGGATATGTAAGCAAGGATGAAAGATTTGGAACCCCTGAAACAGTTGCAGACTTGCTAGAGGTTGAAGATGAGGATGAGGAAATTGTTGTAGATGGTGAAGTGGATGAAGGTGATGTCCACATAAAGCCAATTGGACACAAATTCTCTCCCTTG TTGTTTTCTGAGGTAGATGTAAAGCTGGTATTTAAAGAAGTTACATCCAAATTCTTGCGGAAACGTATTGTTGAG GGAGGAAAAAGAAGCGACGGGAGAACTCCAGACAGGATACGTCCAATTGATTCCAGATGTGGAATACTTCCCAGAGCACACGGAAGTGCTCTTTTCACACGTGGGGAAACACAG TCATTAGCAGTTGTTACACTTGGTGATAAACAAATGGCACAAAGAGTAGACAACCTTGTGGACGAAGAGGAATTCAAGAGGTTCTATCTACAG TACTTGTTTCCTCCATCATGTGTTGGAGAAGTGGGCCGGATAGGAGCACCTAGTAGAAGAGAAATCGGTCATGGAATGCTCGTGGAGAGAGCTCTCAAACCTATATTGCCTTCTGAAGATGATTTTCCTTACACGGTACGGGTTGAGAGTACAATCACAGAAAGCAATGGCTCCTCAAG CATGGCCTCTGTTTGTGGAGGCTGCTTGGCATTACAAGATGCTGGTGTTCCTGTAAAATGCATGATTGCTGGGATTGCGATGGGTATGGTTCTTGACACTGAGGAATTTGGGGGTGATGGAACGCCCCTCATTCTGTCTGACATAACTGGATCAGAAGATGCTTCTGGAGACATGGATTTCAAG GTTGCTGGAAATGAAGATGGAATAACTGCATTTCAGATGGACATAAAG GTTGGAGGAATCACCTTACCTGTTATGAGAAAGGCATTGCTACAAGCAAGGGATGGCCGAAAGCATATTCTTG ctgAAATGTTGAAATGCTCACCTTTCCCTTCCAAAAGGCTTTCTAAGTATGCCCCATTGATTCACATTATGAag gTCAATCCAAAGAAAGTTAACATCATCATTGGTTCTGGTGGGAAGAAGGTGAAGAGTATAATAGAAGAAACTGGAGTTGAGGCTATTGACACACGAGATGATGGAATT GTAAAAATTACTGCAAAGGACTTGTCAAGTATAGAAAAGTCCAAATCCATTATCAATCGGCTAACAATGGTTCCAAATGTCGGTGATATCTACAG GAACTGTGAGATCAAATCCGTAGCTCCTTATGGAGTTTTTGTTGAGATAGCCCCAGGGCGTGAG GGACTTTGCCATATTAGTGAACTAACTTCGAACTGGTTGCCAAAGGCTGAAGAC gTTTTCAAAGTTGGAGACCGTGTTgatgttaaactaattgag GTAAATGAAAAGGGACAACTTCGACTTAGTCGCAAAGCATTGCTTCCTGAAGCCACTCCAGAGAAGTCCAGTGCAGAGCATCATGCAACTGATAAGGCTAGTCCCAGAAGGATTGTGCAAGCACCAAAGGATGGTTTAGCTGAAGAGTACAAGGATAAAGACAGTGCTGTAAATTCCCCAAGAAGTGATTCAATAAAGGATGCTCCAGtttcaaaaaagaaagtttACAAGGGATTAACCAGTTCTGCCACAGAGGAGCCAAAGAAGAACAGTGCTGCATCTGTCAGTAGCATTGCCAGCAAAGACGAAGGTACTTTAGTGAATGGAGATGATAAGATTGGATAG
- the LOC118027756 gene encoding probable polyribonucleotide nucleotidyltransferase 1, chloroplastic isoform X3 has protein sequence MLANPSTSTLHHRPNYTHNPPCSLSNHRCKLSLSPNCPRFSNSAKSNFSSLSLLLSRRKRERLFTVFNAFEETSVAHDAPQSLPQPFSVKIPVGDRHILVETGHIGRQASGSVTVTDGETIVYTSVCLDDVPSEPSDFYPLSVNYQERFSAAGRTSGGFFKREGKLKDHEVLICRLIDRPLRPTMFKGFYHETQILSWVLSYDGLHSPDSLAVTAAGIALALSEVPNTEVIAGVRVGLVDNKFIVNPTTKEMEESELDLLLAGTDSAIFMIEGYCNFLTEEKLLDAVQIGQDAVRAICNEVGVLVKKCGKAKMLDAIKLPPAELYKHVEEIAGDELVKILQITSKVPRRKALASLEEKVLSILTEKGYVSKDERFGTPETVADLLEVEDEDEEIVVDGEVDEGDVHIKPIGHKFSPLLFSEVDVKLVFKEVTSKFLRKRIVEGGKRSDGRTPDRIRPIDSRCGILPRAHGSALFTRGETQSLAVVTLGDKQMAQRVDNLVDEEEFKRFYLQYLFPPSCVGEVGRIGAPSRREIGHGMLVERALKPILPSEDDFPYTVRVESTITESNGSSSMASVCGGCLALQDAGVPVKCMIAGIAMGMVLDTEEFGGDGTPLILSDITGSEDASGDMDFKVAGNEDGITAFQMDIKVGGITLPVMRKALLQARDGRKHILAEMLKCSPFPSKRLSKYAPLIHIMKVNPKKVNIIIGSGGKKVKSIIEETGVEAIDTRDDGIVKITAKDLSSIEKSKSIINRLTMVPNVGDIYRNCEIKSVAPYGVFVEIAPGRELHWASEFQTSSKDCSLHNNFPYFH, from the exons ATGCTAGCGAATCCTAGCACCAGTACTCTCCATCACAGACCTAATTACACGCACAACCCTCCATGTTCACTCTCTAATCATCGCTGcaagctctctctctccccaAATTGCCCTCGCTTCTCCAATTCTGCAAAATCCAACTTTTCTTCGCTTTCTCTGCTTCTATCAAGAAGAAAGCGTGAAAGGTTGTTTACTGTTTTCAATGCTTTCGAGGAAACTTCTGTGGCACATGACGCCCCTCAGTCTTTGCCTCAGCCTTTTTCTGTAAAAATCCCCGTCGGTGACAGACAT ATATTGGTTGAGACGGGTCATATTGGGAGACAAGCTAGTGGTTCTGTTACTGTGACGGATGGGGAAACT attgTCTATACATCTGTTTGTTTGGATGATGTTCCTAGTGAGCCTTCTGATTTTTATCCTCTATCTGTAAATTATCAAGAGCGATTTTCTGCAGCAGGTCGAACTAG TGGAGGATTTTTCAAACGAGAAGGGAAGTTGAAAGATCATGAG GTTCTTATTTGTAGATTGATAGATAGGCCTTTGCGCCCAACCATGTTCAAGGGCTTTTACCATGAAACCCAGATACTATCTtgg GTTTTGAGCTATGATGGTTTGCATTCTCCTGATTCTTTGGCTGTCACAGCAGCTGGAATAGCTTT AGCTCTTTCAGAAGTACCAAATACAGAAGTAATTGCAGGAGTTCGAGTTGGCCTTGTTGACAATAAGTTTATTGTGAATCCAACAACCAAGGAGATGGAAGAGTCAGAATTGGATTTATTGCTGGCTGGTACAGACAGTGCAATATTTATGATAGAG GGTTATTGTAATTTTCTTACAGAAGAAAAGTTGCTTGATGCAGTACAAATTGGGCAG GATGCAGTGCGGGCAATTTGCAATGAGGTGGGTGTTTTGGTGAAGAAGTGTGGGAAAGCTAAAATGCTTGATGCAATCAAATTACCTCCTGCTGAGCTATATAAGCATGTGGAG GAAATTGCTGGTGATGAATTGGTGAAAATATTGCAAATTACAAGCAAAGTACCAAGAAGAAAAGCCCTTGCATCACTGGAAGAAAAGGTGCTTAGTATACTTACAGAAAAGGGATATGTAAGCAAGGATGAAAGATTTGGAACCCCTGAAACAGTTGCAGACTTGCTAGAGGTTGAAGATGAGGATGAGGAAATTGTTGTAGATGGTGAAGTGGATGAAGGTGATGTCCACATAAAGCCAATTGGACACAAATTCTCTCCCTTG TTGTTTTCTGAGGTAGATGTAAAGCTGGTATTTAAAGAAGTTACATCCAAATTCTTGCGGAAACGTATTGTTGAG GGAGGAAAAAGAAGCGACGGGAGAACTCCAGACAGGATACGTCCAATTGATTCCAGATGTGGAATACTTCCCAGAGCACACGGAAGTGCTCTTTTCACACGTGGGGAAACACAG TCATTAGCAGTTGTTACACTTGGTGATAAACAAATGGCACAAAGAGTAGACAACCTTGTGGACGAAGAGGAATTCAAGAGGTTCTATCTACAG TACTTGTTTCCTCCATCATGTGTTGGAGAAGTGGGCCGGATAGGAGCACCTAGTAGAAGAGAAATCGGTCATGGAATGCTCGTGGAGAGAGCTCTCAAACCTATATTGCCTTCTGAAGATGATTTTCCTTACACGGTACGGGTTGAGAGTACAATCACAGAAAGCAATGGCTCCTCAAG CATGGCCTCTGTTTGTGGAGGCTGCTTGGCATTACAAGATGCTGGTGTTCCTGTAAAATGCATGATTGCTGGGATTGCGATGGGTATGGTTCTTGACACTGAGGAATTTGGGGGTGATGGAACGCCCCTCATTCTGTCTGACATAACTGGATCAGAAGATGCTTCTGGAGACATGGATTTCAAG GTTGCTGGAAATGAAGATGGAATAACTGCATTTCAGATGGACATAAAG GTTGGAGGAATCACCTTACCTGTTATGAGAAAGGCATTGCTACAAGCAAGGGATGGCCGAAAGCATATTCTTG ctgAAATGTTGAAATGCTCACCTTTCCCTTCCAAAAGGCTTTCTAAGTATGCCCCATTGATTCACATTATGAag gTCAATCCAAAGAAAGTTAACATCATCATTGGTTCTGGTGGGAAGAAGGTGAAGAGTATAATAGAAGAAACTGGAGTTGAGGCTATTGACACACGAGATGATGGAATT GTAAAAATTACTGCAAAGGACTTGTCAAGTATAGAAAAGTCCAAATCCATTATCAATCGGCTAACAATGGTTCCAAATGTCGGTGATATCTACAG GAACTGTGAGATCAAATCCGTAGCTCCTTATGGAGTTTTTGTTGAGATAGCCCCAGGGCGTGAG TTGCATTGGGCATCAGAATTCCAAACTTCATCAAAAGATTGTTCTCTTCACAATAATTTTCCATATTTTCATTAA